The Bacteroidota bacterium genome window below encodes:
- a CDS encoding T9SS type A sorting domain-containing protein — MKKFIIITLFFIWGQIVFGQSGWQSPNASPIGGEYNDIFFIDNYTGWIVGNSGLIMKTEEGGAYWNVKEINGSYNLNSVYFVNVLTGVAVGTKGKILRTTNGGDSWVSISSVSNQDLNGVIFWDEMNGLICGDTANVLKTTNGGLNWTLLFSGSTNLKTMNKLPNNTVVIFSQNQQLRTTDMGQTWTNGPTPIGFVNHVNFLDNQNAWAPSGYYFYKSTNGGVNWTELGNGAGYWITPYSSSFINSQTGYAVGTFSFIGNTYLMKTTNSGSNWEYINIHNENINLKFINFINSSTGFCIGELGSIFKTTNAGENWIPYFSLNTSKSFYNVQFLNSLTGYARNYPNEVLKSTDGGNTWNVNIPLGSSNIYSLSFADVNTGWASGPQGALYKTTNGGQNWLTLNFGINSDFNYIYFINQQTGWAMVNTSGVLYKTTNGGENWFQGYQNATSKLQFLNASTGFMAGTFNTYITIDGGISFQAITPSIPLMISNSVSFINPQTGWVCNSNQVFKTTNRGSNWTTIELSSFGIKLFMPEIKFINSLTGFCYDVQGKIIKSIDGGTTWNYENILSKRNFYSLYFINEMTGWLGGTNGVLFKTTTGGTSGVKQVSTNIPDNFSLFQNYPNPFNPSTKINYEIKSSGFVSLKVYDLLGKEVATLVNEKQNAGSYAMDFNSTEFNLPSGIYFYTLKTDGFTETKKMVLVK, encoded by the coding sequence GTGAAAAAGTTTATAATAATTACTTTATTTTTTATCTGGGGACAAATTGTTTTCGGGCAAAGCGGATGGCAGTCTCCGAATGCATCACCTATTGGAGGCGAATACAATGATATTTTCTTTATCGATAATTACACAGGGTGGATTGTGGGAAATTCGGGCTTAATTATGAAAACTGAAGAAGGAGGTGCTTATTGGAACGTAAAAGAAATTAACGGCTCTTACAACTTAAATTCAGTTTACTTTGTCAATGTGCTAACAGGAGTTGCAGTCGGCACAAAAGGAAAAATACTGAGAACAACAAATGGAGGTGATAGCTGGGTCTCAATATCAAGCGTCAGCAATCAAGATCTCAATGGTGTAATTTTCTGGGATGAAATGAACGGATTGATCTGCGGTGATACTGCAAACGTTCTTAAGACTACAAATGGAGGTTTAAACTGGACTTTACTTTTTTCCGGAAGCACAAATCTGAAAACCATGAATAAGCTGCCTAATAACACTGTAGTAATTTTTAGTCAAAATCAACAACTTCGTACTACAGATATGGGCCAGACTTGGACAAACGGTCCTACACCAATTGGTTTTGTAAATCATGTAAACTTTCTTGATAATCAAAATGCATGGGCACCGAGCGGATATTATTTTTATAAATCTACAAATGGCGGAGTAAATTGGACAGAGCTAGGTAATGGGGCCGGATACTGGATAACTCCCTATTCAAGCTCATTTATAAATTCCCAAACAGGCTATGCAGTAGGAACGTTTTCTTTTATTGGCAATACTTATTTGATGAAAACCACAAACAGTGGAAGCAACTGGGAATATATAAATATTCATAATGAAAATATAAATTTAAAATTTATAAATTTTATTAACTCAAGTACAGGGTTTTGTATAGGAGAGCTTGGCTCAATTTTCAAAACAACTAATGCGGGAGAAAACTGGATTCCGTATTTTTCTTTAAATACTTCAAAATCTTTTTATAATGTTCAGTTTTTAAATTCATTAACAGGATATGCCAGAAATTATCCTAACGAAGTTTTAAAATCCACAGATGGAGGGAATACTTGGAATGTAAACATTCCACTGGGTTCATCAAATATTTACAGTTTATCTTTTGCAGATGTAAATACCGGCTGGGCTTCAGGTCCGCAAGGTGCACTCTATAAAACAACAAATGGAGGGCAAAACTGGCTTACACTAAATTTTGGAATAAACTCGGATTTCAATTATATATATTTCATAAATCAGCAGACGGGATGGGCTATGGTAAATACATCCGGTGTATTATATAAGACTACAAATGGAGGTGAAAACTGGTTTCAAGGATATCAAAATGCAACTTCAAAGTTACAATTTTTAAATGCGTCGACTGGTTTTATGGCAGGAACATTCAACACCTACATAACAATTGATGGAGGAATTTCATTTCAAGCAATTACACCTTCCATTCCATTGATGATAAGCAACAGTGTAAGCTTTATCAATCCACAAACAGGATGGGTTTGCAATTCCAATCAGGTCTTTAAAACAACTAATAGAGGGAGTAACTGGACAACCATCGAATTAAGTTCATTTGGAATAAAATTATTTATGCCTGAAATTAAATTCATTAATAGTCTCACGGGGTTTTGTTACGATGTTCAGGGAAAAATAATCAAATCCATTGATGGCGGAACTACATGGAATTATGAAAACATATTAAGTAAAAGAAATTTTTACTCTCTTTATTTCATTAATGAAATGACCGGATGGCTTGGGGGTACAAACGGAGTATTGTTTAAAACTACTACAGGGGGAACAAGCGGAGTTAAGCAGGTAAGCACAAACATTCCAGATAATTTTTCACTTTTTCAAAACTATCCAAACCCGTTCAATCCTTCAACGAAAATAAACTACGAAATAAAATCATCAGGATTTGTATCGCTGAAAGTTTATGATTTACTCGGGAAAGAAGTTGCTACACTTGTTAACGAAAAACAAAATGCTGGAAGCTATGCTATGGATTTTAATTCAACAGAATTTAATCTGCCAAGCGGAATTTATTTTTACACTCTTAAAACGGATGGATTTACTGAGACAAAAAAGATGGTGCTGGTGAAATAA